Within the Gammaproteobacteria bacterium genome, the region TTGACGACCGTATCAAAATAGACGCCATTTCCAGGGATCTGTAGGAAGGTCAGATAACTGGAGTAGGCATAAGTGGTCGAGGCACCAATAACAATGGGCAGATCCATCGTCGGATAAAATCTCCTCATTCCTTGCCAAGCGCCCTTAAAGAAAGGATAACCGGAGTAAAATAGGGTAGGAGTGGCTAGCCCAAAACCCACCCAGTAAAACAACTCACGAAACTCACTATGGGCCGCACCGCTATACAACGCAATCGAGGTCCACATCAGATTCATTGCCGCAAAACCTGCGAAGGCAATGCGATAGAGTAATGCGCGGTTTTGCCGTCTTAGCTGCCCTTCAGCAACCTCGGGATCGAAAGGTAACGCGGCATATCCAATCTCACTCAACCGCCGCATGACTTGAGAAAGTTGTAAGCGAGTATTATCCCAACGCAGCCGGAGACGCTTTCCTGAAAGATTAACATTGGCGGCAAGCACCCCTGGGACAGGTTCCAACGCATGCTCGATCAACCACACACAAGCCGGGCAGTGTATTCCTTCGACGATCAGGTTGATCTCACGGTGAGGACCCAGGTTATCAACAAACCTTTTTTGTACCTCATCCAAATCATAGAGCGCTACCTCCTCAGAGAACGGTATCGGAGGTGCGAGGGGAATACTGATGGCGTGTGCCTGTCGATAAAAACCTTCCAGGCCCGCATTATGAATGGTGGTACAAACTGCCCGACAACCGGAACAACAAAACATCCGCCGTGTACCGGCAATCATGCCTTGGCATGTTCCGAGATTTGACAAGGGTAGCCCGCAGTGGAAACAACCATCGCCCTGTTCATTGGGCACCATCGGCCCCTCCCACAACATAAACCCTTGGCTTTCGATAATCGCGGGACGACTTCCAATCCCGCCTATTGAACCAACACATTGATGCGTTGCGTGAAATCATTACGGTCCGAACCGTGTTCCACGTCCACGATTAGATCCCAGATGCCTTTGAGCGGTAGTGTGAAATCGCCACGATAATGACCCGGCGCAACTTCAGGGAGAACCACGGAAAAATCCGCACTGGCATCCGCCGGACGATAGGCAAGTAATTTTACCTTGGCGTTTTCAAGTGGCAAGCCATTGGCATCCATGATCTCTATTCCATAGGGTATGGTGCTATTGATCACCGGGCGAACCGATAATTCAGAGCGGATATCCCAATGGAGAGCGTTGCGTGCTGCGATCTTCTGCAAGACCTGCTGCTCATGGACACGGCCTTGCTCATAATAATCCTGCACCACCAGACCGGGATTGGATACAACAGCCATTACCATCATGAACACATTGACGAGTAATACACTGCCCAGCAGCGCGAGCCACCCCCATACCCATGGATTACATCTCCCATCAGGATTAGATTGAGAGACCTTGCCAAGGTTTCCGACAAACTTATGCAGCGGCGACATGGATATATTCCTAGCGTTACAACGCAGATGGCCGGATAAATACGGTTTGGTACTTGGCAACGATGGCATGCTGTTTAGTATCGACCAGTTTAATGAGTACAGGAATCGATTCCTGGGTTAATTTGGCAGACGGCATCCGTAGAAAAATCGTCTGGGTAAAAACTTTATACTCAGCGACCTGGAAAGGATTTTCAAACGCCATCATTTGCAATCCAACTGCACCCTCAATCTCGATACGGACTTCTGAGGTTTGGTTGGTCTTATTGAGAATCCTGATTTCGTATTTATTTTGTATCGTCCCATCGCTCAACAAAACATACAGCGGTTGGCGTTCATGCAAAACCGTAAGATCAATGGCCGCCAGGTGAGTGAGACCATAGAGAATACCGGTAAGCGCCAACATTATAATAGCCAGGTAGACCAATACCCGGGGCCGTCGGAACAATGAGATAGTTGGCGCACCCTCGATCTCGTCCAAGGAGGTGTAGCCTATCAAACCATGGGGCTTATTGACTTTGTCCATGACGAAATTACAGGCATCAATACACAAGGCACAGGTAATACACCCTTCTTGTTGGCCATTTCGAATGTCGATACCAGTCGGACAGACCGCTACACACAAATGGCAGTCAACACAATCTCCATATTTCTGGGAACTAGTCACAGCCCCTTTTTTGACGGCGCCTCGGGGTTCGCCGCGACGATAATCGTACGTAGGCAGTATCGTTTCGGTATCGTACATGACCCCTTGGATACGCGCGTAGGGACATAGCCAAAAGCAAACCTGCTCGCGCATAAACCCGGCAAGGATGTAACCTCCCGCAGTAAACAGACCAAGCGCCCCCCAAGCGATAGGAGTAGCCTGCAGGGTGAGATAGTTACGCCAAAGCTGAAAGGCATCCGTGAACCATGCGGTAAAACTGAGACCGGTCAAAGCAGCGATTAGTATCCACAGTGCGTGCTTGATGAACTTGATACGCAGTTTTGCCATCGTCCAGGGGGCTCGATCGAACTTATACCGCTTGGCAGGCGGCCCTTCTAGGCGATCCTCGATCCAGGTATAGACATCCGTCCATACTGTTTGAAAACAAAAATAGCCGCAATATACCCGTCCTGCAATGGAGGTGACTACCGCTAATAAGATCGCGAAAAAGAGCAGAACGAGGGATAGCATCCACACATCCTGCGGAAGAATGGTAATACCAAATAAATGAAACTGACGATCAGGGATATCCCACAATACCGCTTGGTGGCCGTTCCAGCGCAGATAGGGACCGAGAAAAAATACCAACCACACTGTACCCGTGATGTGTTTGATGCTTCGGTAATACCCCGGCATACGCTTCGCGTGGATAGTCTGCCCGCCCGTATTGACATGCCAATGCACCAAATCCTCATAGAGCGCAAGCTCACTCGGTAGATCTGTGTTTGGTACTACCTTTACGTTCTGCTGACCACCAAGGGTATCGCTCATACTATTTTCCCCCACCTAATTCGTGGACGAAGACAGCCAGCTTTTTAATATCCGATACGCTGAGGCGTTGTCCCCACGCCGGCATTTGCGCATAACGAGTCTCGGGATCATTCGTGAAATTGACCCCGTGAGCGATAATACGCTTGATATCCTCTTTCTCATGTGAGAAGCGCCAGATCTTATCCGTTAGATTTGCCGAACCCATCATCTGATTTCCCTTACCATCTGCACCATGGCAACCCACACAGCCCGCGCTTGTAAATAGGCGTTGACCTTCGGTATCGGCAGCTTGCGTACCTGCACTCCATTCCAGCACATACTGGGCGAGCCGCTCGATATCTTGTTGGGAGAGTTGTTGTGCAAACGCAAGCATAACCCCACCCCGTCCCACGGTAATGCTTTCTTGGATCTTGTCAATAGTGCCGCCATAGAGCCAATCATCATCCGCCAAAACTGGAAAACCGACATTACCTACACCATTGGCGCCATGACAACCAGCACAGTTATCACCAAATAGAACCTTGCCAGTGCGTTGGGCATAATCAGACAATTCCTTATCCTTTACGATATCCGCTGCGGACAGAGAAGCGATGCGCTTCTCATAAGGGAGACGTACCTCCTCGATCTCATGCAGATCAGCGCGGTATTCTTGCATTGAGGTCCATTGCAGGAAACCTTTAGTATGGCTGGATAGTAAGGGAATGCTGGGATAGGCCAGAAAATAGGCCAGGGTAAATATCCAGCTCGCGTGTAGACCCCACATCCACCATTTTGGAGGAGGATTGGTCAATTCACGTAGATTATTATCCCAAATGTGGCCAGTATTCGGTTCACCAGGGAAGGGGTTGCCCTGGGCGCCGTGTTGCTCACTCATAGTGTGCGCTCCTAGTTCGCACCATCGTCATCGGGCGGAAGATAGCGTTGCGCCTCAAGCCGCTGTTTGTTCGACGGATGCAGGACATAGATATAGAGGACGATCATCACCACAAATACAGCAATCGTGATGATCAAGCCAAGCCAATCGTGCAGCGTTAACGCCGCCCAGTCGGTATAGAAATAGTCATGTAGACGATTATTGCTATTCACGGTAATTCACACTGTCATCCAGCTTCGCCATCGTTCCCAATACCTGGAGATAGGCAACGATGGCATCCAACTCGGTTTTTCCCTTTACCTCATAGGCAGCTCCCTGAATGTCCGCATCGGTGTAAGGAACCCCAACTAGGCGCATTGCCTTCATAGTAGCAGTGGCGGTATCTTCCACTAACGGTGCCTTCTGGAGCCACGGATAATTGGGCATCACTGATTCCGGTACCATTGAGCGAGGTGCGATAAGATGTTTGATATGCCACTCGTTGGAATATTTATTGCCGACCCGTGCCAGGTCGGGACCGGTACGCTTGGAACCCCATTGGAAGGGATGGTCGTACATCGATTCCGAGGCCAAGGAATAATGACCGTAGCGATCTTTCTCATCACGGAAAGGTCGAATCATCTGGGAATGACACAAATAGCAACCTTCTCGGATAAATACGGCACGTCCCATGAGTTCCATGGCAGTATAGGGGCGGACGCCATCTCCTGGTTTCCAGTCCGCCAGTGCCTGACCGGGTTTACGCTGCCAAACGATCTCCGGATACTTGTGATGTTCCACGGTATCAGTGAGATAGAATAGCGGTACGATTTCGACCAAACCGCCGATTGACAGTAATACCATTATCATCAACAACAGCCCGATACTACTCCGTTCGAGCTTGCTCTGAAGGGTATCTGAGTGGGTCTGCTCAACCATTATGGTTTCTCCATTGCTCTCAAACATAGCTCGGAGTAACGACTTGCGACTTGCGGACGCCAGTCTCGTAATCGACTTGGCGATTCACCGCATGACGAATAGTCATCACCGTGTTGTATAACATCACAACGGTACTAGAGGCATAGATTAATCCCCCGATCATCCGCATGACATAGTAGGGATGCATAGCAGCTACGGACTCGAAAAAGGTATAGGACAGACTTCCGAATTCGTTATAGTTCCGCCACATCAGCCCCTGCATAATTCCGGATACCCACATTGCCGTAATGTAGACGACTGTCCCGATAGTGGCCATCCAGAAATGAAGCCCCATCAACTTTTTGGAATATATCTCGGTTTTCCACAAACGCATGACCAAGTGATACAGTGCCCCCATCGCGACCATCCCGACCCAACCCAATGCACCGGAATGCACATGACCAATCGTCCAATCGGTGTAGTGCGACAATGCGTTAACCGTTTTTGTCGACATCACTGGGCCTTCAAAGGTAGACATTGCATAAAAGGCAAGAGAAACAATTAGGAATCGCAGCACATAGTCGGTACGCAACTTATCCCATGCCCCACTCAAAGTCATCATGCCGTTGATGGCGCCGCCCCACGACGGGATAATCATCGCCATAGAGATCGCCGCCCCCAGTGAGCCCGTCCAATCTGGCAACGCCGTATATTGCAAATGATGCGCACCTAACCAAACATAACCAAAGGTCAACGCCCAGAAATGGAGCACCGATAGGCGGTAGGAATAAATCGGGCGATTGGCCTGCTTGGGCACAAAATAATACATAATCCCCAAAAATCCTGCGGTCAGATAAAACCCGACCGCATTATGCCCCCACCACCATTGAATCATCGCATCCTGTACTCCAGAAAATATCGAATAGGATTTAAACAGGCTGACGGGAACTGCCAAACTGTTGACCACATGTAGGTAGGTGATCATCACCATCATGCTCAGGAAGAACCAATTCGATACATAAATGTGTGGCGTCCTCCGCCTCGCCAGGGTCATGATGAAGTTAAAGCTGTAGGAAAGCCATACGACCGCAATCATGATATCAATCGGCCAT harbors:
- a CDS encoding Cbb3-type cytochrome c oxidase subunit 3, yielding MNSNNRLHDYFYTDWAALTLHDWLGLIITIAVFVVMIVLYIYVLHPSNKQRLEAQRYLPPDDDGAN
- a CDS encoding conserved hypothetical protein (Evidence 4 : Unknown function but conserved in other organisms), which encodes MSPLHKFVGNLGKVSQSNPDGRCNPWVWGWLALLGSVLLVNVFMMVMAVVSNPGLVVQDYYEQGRVHEQQVLQKIAARNALHWDIRSELSVRPVINSTIPYGIEIMDANGLPLENAKVKLLAYRPADASADFSVVLPEVAPGHYRGDFTLPLKGIWDLIVDVEHGSDRNDFTQRINVLVQ
- the fixP gene encoding Cbb3-type cytochrome c oxidase subunit FixP, translated to MSEQHGAQGNPFPGEPNTGHIWDNNLRELTNPPPKWWMWGLHASWIFTLAYFLAYPSIPLLSSHTKGFLQWTSMQEYRADLHEIEEVRLPYEKRIASLSAADIVKDKELSDYAQRTGKVLFGDNCAGCHGANGVGNVGFPVLADDDWLYGGTIDKIQESITVGRGGVMLAFAQQLSQQDIERLAQYVLEWSAGTQAADTEGQRLFTSAGCVGCHGADGKGNQMMGSANLTDKIWRFSHEKEDIKRIIAHGVNFTNDPETRYAQMPAWGQRLSVSDIKKLAVFVHELGGGK
- the ccoN gene encoding Cbb3-type cytochrome c oxidase subunit CcoN1 translates to MNATEIERTYNFEVVRWFTVAAIVYLVVGTSVGVYIAAELAWPFLSFDIAEITFGRLRPLHTNAVIFAFGGCTLMATSFYSVQRTCSVPLWSNKLAWFTFIGWNLIIVSAVITLPLGLTQGKEYAELEWPIDIMIAVVWLSYSFNFIMTLARRRTPHIYVSNWFFLSMMVMITYLHVVNSLAVPVSLFKSYSIFSGVQDAMIQWWWGHNAVGFYLTAGFLGIMYYFVPKQANRPIYSYRLSVLHFWALTFGYVWLGAHHLQYTALPDWTGSLGAAISMAMIIPSWGGAINGMMTLSGAWDKLRTDYVLRFLIVSLAFYAMSTFEGPVMSTKTVNALSHYTDWTIGHVHSGALGWVGMVAMGALYHLVMRLWKTEIYSKKLMGLHFWMATIGTVVYITAMWVSGIMQGLMWRNYNEFGSLSYTFFESVAAMHPYYVMRMIGGLIYASSTVVMLYNTVMTIRHAVNRQVDYETGVRKSQVVTPSYV
- a CDS encoding cytochrome c oxidase cbb3-type subunit II, translating into MVEQTHSDTLQSKLERSSIGLLLMIMVLLSIGGLVEIVPLFYLTDTVEHHKYPEIVWQRKPGQALADWKPGDGVRPYTAMELMGRAVFIREGCYLCHSQMIRPFRDEKDRYGHYSLASESMYDHPFQWGSKRTGPDLARVGNKYSNEWHIKHLIAPRSMVPESVMPNYPWLQKAPLVEDTATATMKAMRLVGVPYTDADIQGAAYEVKGKTELDAIVAYLQVLGTMAKLDDSVNYRE
- a CDS encoding Cytochrome c oxidase accessory protein FixG; amino-acid sequence: MSDTLGGQQNVKVVPNTDLPSELALYEDLVHWHVNTGGQTIHAKRMPGYYRSIKHITGTVWLVFFLGPYLRWNGHQAVLWDIPDRQFHLFGITILPQDVWMLSLVLLFFAILLAVVTSIAGRVYCGYFCFQTVWTDVYTWIEDRLEGPPAKRYKFDRAPWTMAKLRIKFIKHALWILIAALTGLSFTAWFTDAFQLWRNYLTLQATPIAWGALGLFTAGGYILAGFMREQVCFWLCPYARIQGVMYDTETILPTYDYRRGEPRGAVKKGAVTSSQKYGDCVDCHLCVAVCPTGIDIRNGQQEGCITCALCIDACNFVMDKVNKPHGLIGYTSLDEIEGAPTISLFRRPRVLVYLAIIMLALTGILYGLTHLAAIDLTVLHERQPLYVLLSDGTIQNKYEIRILNKTNQTSEVRIEIEGAVGLQMMAFENPFQVAEYKVFTQTIFLRMPSAKLTQESIPVLIKLVDTKQHAIVAKYQTVFIRPSAL